CTTATCAACTTTTACAACCAAAGTGAAGCTGTCTGTATCCATATGCGGCTTAGGAGAAGCAAGTTCGTTCATGAACATTATGAAtcctaataaattattcatgagTCAGTCATTCTGACTCAACGCAGCCATCTCAAGAAGCAGACATCGGAAATATTGTGTCActgttaataatgttatatttactcAAATTACTTTGGATATACTATTTACTATACAgaacgtaataatatttattaaattaactggCTTAGTACTATGAAAAACTGTAACTTCAATTAACCTATTCTGATTACCTCGAAATTAAGGGCAaagttcttaattaattataacgcaAAAATTGTTTGCTATTGTGaaagtattgaaaaataattcagGAAATCCAACATATTGTTCCGATAGTCCTTTGTTGTCGGTTATTGACATTTCAATGCTTTACCAACGTTCGAATATTATGACATCTATAACGAGAaatgtttagtatatttttatgtaaatatataaaaatgttaaacaacGTTTTTATATTCCaccaaagataatatttatttaagggtACTCTTTTAACagcattgtttattataaaatgtagtgGGAGTAAGGTTCGTTTGAACGTGCAAAAACTCTGTCATGGCTAATTATAATGAATCGACAGTTTCTCGTTTCATTATTACATCATACTTAACCGGTTATTTTTGTCCAACAGGTATAGGTGGATCAAGAACGGCAAGCCCTTTGAATATACGAGCTACGACAATCGAATCTCGCAGCAACCAGGCCGTGGTACGCTGGTCGTTAGTAAACCACGCAACGAGGATCTCGGCCAGTACCAATGTTTCGCTTACAACGAATGGGGAACAGCTACCTCGAATTCGGTTTACGTGAGGAAAGCAGAGCTCAACTCATTCAAAGAAACCGATGGACCTCAACAAACAATTACTGCTCAGGAAGGTCATCCATTCAACCTTACCTGCGCGCCTCCTGATGGTCACCCCAGTCCGAATGTCTACTGGATGTTGCAAGGCGAACAAGGGCAGCTCAAGACGATAAACAATTCACGTATGACATTAGATCCTGAGGGAAACCTGTGGTTCTCGAACGTAACTCGGTTCGACGCGAGCGTAGACTACGCCTACACATGTGCCGCAAAATCAGTATTCAGAAATGAGTATAAGTTAGGTAATAAAGTTTACCTGCAAGTTGAGCAAACGGGCATATCTCCGACATCGAATAAGTATCCCCCTGTCCGGCAATATACGACCAGAAGAGTGGAGAAAGCATGGCGAGGCAAGAAAGTGGAGCTGTATTGCATTTATGGCGGGACGTAAGTATTCAAACAATTAAAGTGACAAATAGGATGCTTTCATCTATAAAATATACGGCACCGATACCCGCATGCTATTTATTCAGTTAACAGACTTGATCTTGTTCCGTCAAAGTAACATTGTTATAATGCTTGAACTACTTTAGAGAATCAGGGTAATGACTTTATAATGCATTTTTCAGACTTGGCTTTATAAGGGGAGGCGTGTGCCAAATAGGTCGCCTTTAGACGTACCCGTGTACTCAGCTTGAGAATTTTAATAAGCCTCGTAACTATCAACATGATCAAATGAATCACTAAGTTAATGGCGCCTAACATTGCACATGTGTCATTAGTgactgtgattttatttttaacacgatAAATCATACATGTTCCTGTGAACTATGAAAACCTTGGATAACAGCAATCTGGAACATGTCCTATTATTGAATTCAATTGTGATTTATCGTCCATTGTTATTTGTGGTATTTTATCATTGTCGTTTATAAATACCGTTTCCTGAATAatagtgtttataaaataaaaacgggtAAATAAATACCAgcgatttagtttatttatatataagctgTACAACGTAGATGCAGTGAATcgcattttttgtatatttatgaaacaatatttatggGTTTCTTTGCGCCAACTaatctacttaaatataaatatttataacctgTAATTACTTCCGAGACATATTTGCAACGTCCGAAATTTATGCAATTTTAATCTATAGGCCGTTACCTCAAGTGGTTTGGAAAAAAGAAGGACGGACGATATTATCATCACAGCGGATAACTCAAGACAATTATGGAAAAACTTTAGTCATCAAACGAGCTGGTTACGAAGATCAGGGAACATATACATGCGAAGTCAGCAACGGTGTTGGTACTGCCCAGACGTACTCCATCCAGTTAAACGTTGAAGGTATGTTAAATTAAACCACACAAAACTTCTCGATAAATATATTCATCCATTTTTTTGTACCCTTTCTGGGctcatattttcaatttaccTCAAAAATTTAACGGCTCAAAATACCTAATGCAAATTAAACACGACGTTTCAGACGGCATACAAAATCGTTCATGAAGAATTATTTCAGAgcttcgtaaataaaaaatattctttggcTTTACGAGAGAAACTTTCGAACCCAAGCAAGCCTGAACGAGTGCCCTCACCCTTACCATTTCCCTTGCCTTATGAATATCGCAACCCGGTTATTTATTTCGCGGAGAGCGCTTTCATGTTGCCCAGCTGACGACTCGGGCGTGTACATGAGCATCGTTATACCGGCTCGTCTATTTATAGGATCATAATATAGTCTGATTACGCCCACCGTACAAATGAAAGGGCGAACTTTGCTCATATATTTAGAGCCGTTAGAAATTTCATCCAGCGATTTCATAATTAACCACCGTGCTTCAATGAGAAACATGTGTAAGaagatgttattttgtttttataacatgaCTTGATAACAGCGATGACGTTTGATTGCTCTAATTCTATATCATGAAACGCCTCCAGCGTAAGCGTAATTTAGTCGTAATGACGGTCCGGAAGTGCGGCTCTAATGCGTCCAATTGAGGCGAGGTTCGTCGCTGTCCCTATAAGGGCGCAATATTTCGGACAATGGACCGTTTCGCATTTTTGGTACATGCAAATATAAGCGTCTTGCAGCGCGTTTTATGATCTAATAAGCCTACGGAATATTTGATGAGAATTTTGTAAACGCCATAAATACCAGCACAAGATTCGCGAATTTTCCTTACGTTGAAAAAAATAGGCGTGTTCGTTTTTCAAAAGTAATGTAAACTTGTGATTTTTCGTAACTcattttgtcaataaatagAAGAAGTCACTTGTAATGCAATAGGACAATGCCGCTCATCGAATACCTTAGAAGCAAACTCAGCTAACTAAACACAGTTCGACAGAACTTCCAATAATCAGAAATTCCAATAATTCCTGACCGCAGTTCGAAAGATAATGTCCGATCGCACTCCAGCAAAGCGATCGCATAATCTCGTTACATAAATTGTTTAGTACATTGCTGTTACGCGTCACTACGCTGGAGTAATTGTGTCACGCGAATAACTCAGCAATGCACGCGACAATTGAGGGATTACATCTAAGTGTTATGTATGCGATATATAAACATCCCTGGATTACTGCACACTTGCACAACCTTGAAGTATTTtggtataaatacaattttaatgaatatgttttcatgtgcttaatccGTGTTTAATAAATCTTGCTCGGTGGTGTCAGGTTCATTTGTAAGAAGTAATTTTGATTCGGTATCTGCCAAACCTAGTGGAATAAGATCCAGACATCTTTGTCCAGCATAATCCTTTGACTATTGGGGgctgtttttttaaacaactttaataagttcggaaattcaaaaatagaagaGTTAATACAAgatccaattttaaataaataaaaataaataactgagCGAACGATTAATGTAACGggtgaatttaatttgtatgtaaagtCGGATTTTCGCTTAAGAGGTCTATTTTTACTTGATATTTCCTCAAGTGTTTACAAATGGGggaaaaataattaacgtaaaataaaaaaaatgttttcaatacgAAGGTGTTACTGGCATTGTTGAGGGCTACAGTCGCATGCATTGCTTTAATCACGCGATCACGTTCTGCTCGCGAGGGGCTGGATTCGTAACAATGGCTTTATTTGAACATTTGAGCCTTAAAAGGTGTTGAAACAAAGGGAAAATGCATACGGAACCAGGGAAGCGTATTTTGCCAAATGGTGGTTGAAATAAAAACCGTAGTATTTATGACATGATGTATGTAATGCGTTCCTACCCCTCAAAATAACTTAAATCCCATTCGTTATACCGATACAACATTTACCCTCCGGTAGGGGattataaatttcgaatataatgCTACCTAAAGTTGATGCTTTGAAAAAGAAACATTGATATacttaaattcaaaatgaactaagttataaaattttatcgtttttCCTTTATTCgtcatttattgtattttcaagTAAGCACTTagttagtcataaaatactttatatttgatGATTTCATACTAAACAGAGTTCAAAGGGCTTGAAATACCCTCATCGAAATTATAAAGTAGACCATTTTAAAGGCCCCAAGCTGTATATTTCCTTGACGtggcatatatttaaaaataatggtttaaatttaatataatatatcataaacaaattCCTTGCTGGGTAATGCACGttccatatttaatatattccgaAGACATAAACATATAGCTATATGTGTATTTTTGACAATTGGTATGTATAGGTATTTGAGCACGGGGAATATTTTCTTGCCCTTTTTATAGACGAAATCAGATCAGAGGATCTGATTCTGATCTTATTTTGTCAAGAATCGATTTTCCTTTTTTCACACAAGGAAACTATCATGCAACGGACTCGTCTATcaccaaataatataattaatattacgtatGGGAAAATCCGAGTTATATTTTACGTCCAGCTAAGTTAAGGATTGGATTTTGTTGTGTATttacaatcaatatttttaccaTCATATATCTATACATTTGTCTTTTATTCTTCTAAAATAAAGGACGCATTgaccgacgaaagaaactccTTCGAAGACGCTATATACGTAACATATCTCCTCCACAGCCGCTCCTTTCTTCATCGAAGAGCCGCAATTCCAGAACCTCGCCGAAGGGGAGACAGccattataaattgtaaagctGGCGGTACACCAGAACCTCAAATAGCTTGGGTGCACAACGGTAAACCGATAGAGCAAGCGGAATCTAACCCCAGAAGACAGGTCACGTCTAATTCCATCATCATCACGGATCTGGTGAAGAAAGATACGGGCAACTACGGTTGTAACGCGACCAACTCGAACGGATACGTTTATAAGGACGTCTACATAAATGTAcaatgtaagtatattttattttttaatttaaataatacaaactaaaataaGTACGTCACTTGAGAACGGCTAGACCGATTTGTTTGAATTAGGTTTTTATGTAGAGTAAAACTAAGAAACTAAAATCGGGAATATTTTTCCCGAAGAGTACTTTTTTGGTACTATTTTTGTATGTAGTTGAAATTATACAGGACAACTTCTATCAGGCTAGTTAgctaattaagaatataaaaaaaaatagaaacactCATAGTAAAGTGAAAAAGATTATTACTCAGAATTATTCAcatcttaattaaaaacagaTTTCTGATGTCACTATACGTCAGAATATTGCTTTCGAAATATCCTTATAAATGATTGTCGTAATTCAGTCCACAATCATAAGCGAGCTTTACGTTCATATTTACTATGTCGTGTTATTTGTATCTGAgaggaaattttaattaaggcgTCGTTACTTTTGCGTCACAGCTGACGAGTCCTCTTcactgtataaataataatatgatttttgcATTAAACAATTCGTAACGAACATGAAAATTAGGTAACttgttaataaacaataaaatatcaagactATTTgggtgtgatttttttttaactttaaaggaaattttatttctaacaagaaaaaaaaattaatttcgcCGTTGGTTTATAATTCTTGCCAAGTcgcatctattattattatttatttaataattatttagatatttaaaatatacttattattaaaatgaatacaaagaAATACTACGACGGTGTATGTATAACTTTTCTACAACTATTGCCATTGTGTAAACAAACCGttacaaaaaacattataatttaatgacaacgagcatttaaaaaaaaaactacgcaAAGATTAGTTACTCAAGTGATGCAAAAAAACATCCAGCTGCACAAATTCTTGCGTATCCAAAGCGTGTTCCGTACCTGCGGCTGAATCATCTGCAACCCCCGAAAATACCGGACCGCGGTTGGTTACAACCCGGGGGCATATTTTTTTTGCCCAAAGTTCAATCACCCTTCACACCTTTGTTTAGTTATCGATTTGTTCACGGTAACGTATATAATATGACGTTACGCTTTAGCATTTACGGATAATAGTATTACATTCAGAAATAGGATTTCGTTTTGTACTACGATCATTTTAGCTATTATTCTTAACCGTGTATAAAAAACGTGATCAAAAATCCGTTAAGACGTTCACAAATACTGCATCATATCCTGCATCAACCTAAGTTCAGTCTAAATGATAGATGCGAGGTGTATTAGAGACATCCGCTCAGGTCGCTGGACGGCGGTACATTCACACGCCCACACTGCATCTACGAATTGTTGCGGATGCTCACAATGCGAgagttattatgaattatttataaataaataggtcgAGACAGTAAAAATGGTGATTAATGCGTGTTCTGTATACATTTTCTGGCTTAAAAATGGATTTTTAGATgataaattaagatatacatGGTACAACTTATGAAATACATTAGCGGAATGAATTCGTCCTCACTTTTAATTTGTACTCTGCTAATTGTTATATCTGTGATGAATGGTTATAAATCTTATGcggagtaattttaattaatgatccATTAACTACAGGACTGGAAGAACCAAGACCAGAtcgtatgttttttatttagaatctgccaaaatgttaattaaattaagtataatctGTGGTCTCGAACGcgaaatttttttacaaaattattcatcTTTTCGAGTGATTtattagtttcatttatattaagaaaattgtgcatcatctttatataataataaatagacttTTAGTTGACttcattttatcaaattatacattttgtttctaGCCATACCGCCAGAAATCAAGGAGGGTCCGGAAAATCTGACCAAAGTGGACGGTTCGGAAGCGGTTCTCAAGTGTCGCGTGTTCGGCGCGCCCAAGCCTATCGTCAAATGGATGAGAGACGACGTCGACGTCACCGGGGGAAAGTGAGTATTGTCCTCTATAATTTGAATTGATATGGTGTCACAAACTTCGCCGACAAAATTACAACCTCAATCTAAGAGACCATTGCTATTGTTTAGGCTGCCTGGTACATGCAGGCACACTGAAATACAAAtacaccaaaataaaataaagatacacCAAAAGCACGAaaatttcgatataaatataacaataaaacaatcgTATCTCTTGGACAAAGTTACCACACTAATATACAGTCGTTGTTTCTTTTGGATCCCGTCAAAAATGGTGTCAATGAttacatgttatttttatacattgctACGGTAATAGCTAAGacgtagaaatatataatttaattcttcaattattatttttccagaaattttaaaaatagataaaaggaAACAATTATGAATATCATTTGTCTAGATTTATTTAGAGAGAGTAAGATAAGCTTTTGACCAACTATTGCAATGCCTATCGTACAGTGTATGTCATATTCATAGTCTATACCTATTATAGTATAGTATGGCCTATGGTCTTAATTATGTCAATGACTGTTAATTCTAGATCCCCGAATAGCAGCCTCGGCACTTttcttgttattaaaataattgtttcataatGTCTTGGCCACCCACTCAGCGACTCGATAAACGTAAACTATTTCCGTGTCTTGATTTGCCAATTAGTTTACTCTAGATAGTAAATgtccttaataaataagaaacaacACTGTTTGTCGAGAACTTATCAATTTGTTAATAaagttatcatattaattattttgttttacatgattgtaaaaaaaaattaatgttttaatggcAGTGTTGGTTATCGCCAAATAGAACAGCTTCTGCGTTGATTTATTATGACGTAATGAGTGATTGGGCCATTGCTAAACAAGGTTCTATAAGGTCATATAGTTCCCTCGCTTGGCCCCTgctatctatataattatgttatattctaCTGTTTaaaagcaatactttgtattgttgtatttcggttagACGGCTGACTGAATCCACTAGCTCACTTAACTACAAGCACAACATTCAATAAAATCTTGGTTCCCAGAATATTGGGATCTAAAGGATGCTTATTACTTCTTATAGTGCCAGTTTCTACGGTGCTGGTTACCAATTAACACCAGGTGGTGTATTTGCCAGGCTACCTGCTCGtttataaccttaaaaaatgttaatcacGTGAATTCTTCGCTCGTCAGGTACAACATAACTTCGGAGGGCGACCTTGTGATCAGAGACGTATCATACACCGACATGGGCACCTACCAGTGCTATGCAAAGAACAAGTTTGGAGAAAAGTCTGCATTTGGATCGCTTGTTGTTAAAAGTTAGTATGTTTCTTCTGTTAGTATGATCTTCTTTTCGCTAATTGTACCGTAACGTTTATTTCATTGTACTAACCTTAAATAAGAGTTGTTATAGGGACTACATAGAAATGCGTaatttctgtatttattataaatgtatatacaattatacatttaatgaaaGCAATAAAAGACGAAAATAAACGTTTCCTCTGTCTTACAGAACGCACAGTCATCACGGACAAACCCGAGCACTACGAGGTCGCGGCGGGCTCCTCGGCGACCTTCCGCTGCAACGCCAACGCCGATGACTCGCTGAAACTGGAGATCATCTGGCTCAACGACGGACAGCCGATCGATTTCGAGAATCAACCGAGATTCCGGATGACCAACGACTACTCGCTCCTCATATCCGACACCACGGAGCTGGATTCCGGGGAATACACGTGCATCGCGCGCACGGCCATCGACGAGGCGCGCGCCCAGGCGACGTTGACCGTTCAAGGTATGCTCCTATTGCGAGCGGCGCCCGGCTCAACAATAACACACGTTCCGCATTCGAGTGATCCAACCGCCTCCGTCCGCAGACAAGCCCAACCCGCCGGCGCTGGACGGCGTGGAGTGCCACGAGAAGCTGGCCAAGCTGCGCTGGCACTCGATGGGCGACAACCGCGCGCCCATCCTGCGCTTCTCGATCCAGTACAACACGAGCTTCACGCCCGACAGCTGGGACCTGGCCAGCGACAGCGTGCCCGCCATCGACACGTCGTGGGCCGTGGAGCTGAGCCCGTGGGCCAACTACACGTTCCGCGTGCTGTCGTGGAACAAGATCGGGCCCTCCGCGCCCTCCGCGCACTCCGACGTGTGCTCCACGCGCGCCGACGTGCCCTACAAGAACCCCGACCGCGTCGAGGGCGAGGGCAGCCACCCTACCAACATGGTCATCTCGTGGTCGGTGCGTGTCGGAGACCAGCGGCCAGCGCCCAGCACCCAGCGGTCGCGACTCTGATTTAACGATTCCTACTCATTCTTTCAGAAAATGCCCCAGATCGAGCACAACGGTCCCGGCTTCTACTACCTGGTGTCTTGGAGACGAAACATCACGGGGCAGACCTGGACCGAGGAGCAGGTTAGGAATTGGCAGCAGACTGAACTTGTAGTGCCCAATACGCCAACCTTCCAACCGTACAAGATCAAGGTAAATTCaatcattctttttttattatacatttacttttcaggttaaacattttagtaaagtaaagtttattttacgcTTATGTCCTTACAGGTAATCGCTGTCAATTCCAAAGGAACTTCGAATGTCGCCCCAGTTGAAGTTATTGGATGGTCAGGTGAAGATACTCCATTACAGGCACCATTAAACTTCACCCTTGTCCAAGTAACTACGGGCACTACAGCATTGTTGAGTTGGAATCCAGTGACGCCTGAGTCGGTCCGAGGACACTTTAAAGGATACAAAATCCAGACCTGGTCAGATGGAGAAGAAGACCGGCCGAAAGAAATTTTGGTTAAAGCCGACGCGTCCAGTGCTCTAGTCTCTAAATTTAAGCCGTTCAAGAAAAATAATGCTAGGATCCTAGTCTACAATGGAAGATTCAACGGACCCCCCAGTGAAACTCTTAGCTTCGTAACTCCAGAAGGTAAACCTGGAACGGTCAGATCGTTCGAAGTTTATCCGATAGGATCTTCAGCTATGCTTCTCAAATGGGACAAACCATTGGACGAAAACGGTATATTGACAGGATATAAGATCTACTACCAAAAAGTCACCGGCACATCCCTCGGACCACTGCAAGAGAGAAAAAAAGAGATTGATCCCAAATTTGATCGCGCAAAGTTGGCTGGATTAGAACCGAACACGAAGTACAGAATTGAAATCCGCGCGAAGACAAAAGCAGGAGAAGGagataaatattatgtagaacAAACAACAAAGGCTATGGTCAACGCGGTGCCTGACATACCAGTGTTCGAGACCAGTACGCTACCGGCCAAGGAGGGAACGGCTCACATCCTGGTCAGGTGGATTCCCTCCCTTGACGGTCACGCCGGTACACATTTTGTCGCCTGGTACAGACTGAAAGGTCATCCGGACTGGTTGCAGAGCAACGAAGTCACGGAGGACGACTACGTCATCCTGACGGGCCTGGAGCCGGGGCAGGAGTACGAGGTGAAGGTCACCGCTCACGACGGTGAATACTTCAGCACCAGCGAAGTCAAAGTTGTCGATACCAATATCGGTAAGTCTAATCAGATAGTATATTGAATAGATTTAAACACCTACTACACTCGTACTTTTgtatacaattttgtaaaagTTTATCATTGGGATTAAATGAAACGAAACGCGTCCGCGCCGCAGACCCGCGCGTGCGGCCGCGCGAGGAGGCCACGGCGACGGCGGGCTGGTTCATCGGCGTCATGGTGGCGCTCGCCTTCCTGCTGCTGGTGCTGGTGCTGGTGTGCGTGGCGCGCCGCAACCGCGGCGGCAAGTACGACGTGCACGACCGCGAGCTGGCGCACGGCCGCGCCGACTGCCCCGACGCCGCCTTCCACGAGTACACGCACCCGTCAGTACCCGCTCTCGCTCTCTCTCGCTCTCTCTCGCGAGTGCCGCTTGTTCGTGTATCGGTTCATGTGATGcggaatttgattaattttcagACTTGACAACAAATCGCGGCATTCGATGAGCAGCGGCACTAAGCCCGGACCCGAGAGCGATACCGACTCCATGGCCGAGTATGGCGAAGGCGAGACAGGTATGTGGATGTCGGATAGATCGATTTGAATTACACACCCTTTCATTTTTTTAAGAGCATGAcatgatgttttaatttttagttttttattttttttatcgcatGAGTCCTTTATGTCGTTTGTCACGATTGCCTGTACGCATGATTATTACAGCGGGCATGAACGAGGATGGTTCGTTCATCGGCCAGTACGGGCGGAAGCGACGCCCGCCCACTTCCGGTCAGCCCGACTCGGCCTCGCAGGCCTTCGCTACGCTCGTTTAACCCCGCCTCCTGCCCCCTCCCACCCCGCACACACTTAGGCTGCACAAAGCTGATATACGTTCTGTCCGCTAGACGAATCTTAAACGTAGTGCCATTGCATCACAACAAGAACCAATCGACCGATCGCTGCAAAGTGAGGTCTCTGATTTGATCGGCCCATTCAACAAATTTATCCaccattttttattctatttggTTGTGTTTAGAATCTctttgaaattcgaatttctttgtttttatcgGTAATGTAAGGACGTTTTGATCTTATTGTACTATTTCAAAAATAGTCGCAGTAAAGGTCGTTCCACATGTTCAACAATTGCAAGGCGTCATTTCTACTTACGCGTTTAGGTTAGGTGTTAAGTACACGTTAGTTGTAAGCTAATTAGGTTGTAAAAAAGATATTATAGACAGTGAATTGCAGTGAatgtttctaaatataatatagtctttATATTGAGCACGAGCGTTATGTTTTTAGTTTGCATTTATTGTAAGAATAGAATAGATAAACGTATCCATGTTTCCGTCCTTGTCTGTTTATCCTTTATCTCCTGCACGCGCCgccatttttatgttttcaaaagaggtatgattttgtttttttttttttgtttatatatttttttttgtacaacacttttttttaaattgtgagcTCATTTGTTTAACATTCCTATGATATAACATTTATGCTTCCCTTTTCACGACCgcctatcttttttttataaaacaagttaatatcgaatgtttaaaataaatataaattataataaaacccgTCAAGAATATACGTCGCCGCCACGGGGACCA
The nucleotide sequence above comes from Vanessa tameamea isolate UH-Manoa-2023 chromosome 2, ilVanTame1 primary haplotype, whole genome shotgun sequence. Encoded proteins:
- the Nrg gene encoding neuroglian isoform X2 yields the protein METSKIICLFAILSQAAALLTSPPRIVKQPTVEELLFQVAQPGEVDKPFIIECEAEGEPAPKYRWIKNGKPFEYTSYDNRISQQPGRGTLVVSKPRNEDLGQYQCFAYNEWGTATSNSVYVRKAELNSFKETDGPQQTITAQEGHPFNLTCAPPDGHPSPNVYWMLQGEQGQLKTINNSRMTLDPEGNLWFSNVTRFDASVDYAYTCAAKSVFRNEYKLGNKVYLQVEQTGISPTSNKYPPVRQYTTRRVEKAWRGKKVELYCIYGGTPLPQVVWKKEGRTILSSQRITQDNYGKTLVIKRAGYEDQGTYTCEVSNGVGTAQTYSIQLNVEAAPFFIEEPQFQNLAEGETAIINCKAGGTPEPQIAWVHNGKPIEQAESNPRRQVTSNSIIITDLVKKDTGNYGCNATNSNGYVYKDVYINVQSIPPEIKEGPENLTKVDGSEAVLKCRVFGAPKPIVKWMRDDVDVTGGKYNITSEGDLVIRDVSYTDMGTYQCYAKNKFGEKSAFGSLVVKKRTVITDKPEHYEVAAGSSATFRCNANADDSLKLEIIWLNDGQPIDFENQPRFRMTNDYSLLISDTTELDSGEYTCIARTAIDEARAQATLTVQDKPNPPALDGVECHEKLAKLRWHSMGDNRAPILRFSIQYNTSFTPDSWDLASDSVPAIDTSWAVELSPWANYTFRVLSWNKIGPSAPSAHSDVCSTRADVPYKNPDRVEGEGSHPTNMVISWSKMPQIEHNGPGFYYLVSWRRNITGQTWTEEQVRNWQQTELVVPNTPTFQPYKIKVIAVNSKGTSNVAPVEVIGWSGEDTPLQAPLNFTLVQVTTGTTALLSWNPVTPESVRGHFKGYKIQTWSDGEEDRPKEILVKADASSALVSKFKPFKKNNARILVYNGRFNGPPSETLSFVTPEGKPGTVRSFEVYPIGSSAMLLKWDKPLDENGILTGYKIYYQKVTGTSLGPLQERKKEIDPKFDRAKLAGLEPNTKYRIEIRAKTKAGEGDKYYVEQTTKAMVNAVPDIPVFETSTLPAKEGTAHILVRWIPSLDGHAGTHFVAWYRLKGHPDWLQSNEVTEDDYVILTGLEPGQEYEVKVTAHDGEYFSTSEVKVVDTNIDPRVRPREEATATAGWFIGVMVALAFLLLVLVLVCVARRNRGGKYDVHDRELAHGRADCPDAAFHEYTHPLDNKSRHSMSSGTKPGPESDTDSMAEYGEGETAGMNEDGSFIGQYGRKRRPPTSGQPDSASQAFATLV